The following are encoded together in the Vigna angularis cultivar LongXiaoDou No.4 chromosome 9, ASM1680809v1, whole genome shotgun sequence genome:
- the LOC108318724 gene encoding histidine-containing phosphotransfer protein 4: protein MDRNQSRRQVAAMKQSLFDQGLLDEQFIQLEELQDDANPNFVEEIVTLHYRDSSRLISSIEQALKERNPLDFNKLDTLMHQFKGSSSSIGAKKVKAECNLFREYCRAGNAEGCMRSFQQLKKEYAALRKKLEAYFQLARQAGPQETACRSK, encoded by the exons ATGGACAGAAACCAATCCCGCAGGCAGGTTGCAGCAATGAAACAGTCCCTCTTTGATCAG GGGTTACTGGATGAACAGTTTATCCAACTGGAGGAATTGCAGGATGATGCAAATCCCAACTTCGTTGAGGAAATTGTCACTCTTCACTATCGTGATTCGTCACGGCTAATCTCAAGCATAGAGCAAGCTCT GAAAGAGAGGAACCCTCTGGATTTCAACAAGCTGGACACTCTCATGCATCAGTTCAAAGGAAGCAGCTCAAG CATAGGAGCCAAAAAGGTGAAAGCAGAGTGCAATCTGTTTAGGGAATATTGCAGAGCAGGAAATGCTGAAGG ATGCATGAGGAGCTTCCAGCAGTTGAAGAAAGAATATGCTGCACTTAGAAAGAAACTTGAAGCTTATTTCCAG TTGGCAAGGCAAGCTGGACCCCAGGAAACTGCATGTCGCTCCAAATAA